The Cryptomeria japonica chromosome 2, Sugi_1.0, whole genome shotgun sequence region ATAACAAGAATCGGTAAGCATGAAACTTACTGGGCCTACAATATCTGAAACATGAGATACGGTTGTTCCAGAAGCAGCCCCTAGATATAGTACATGTGTTCCTGGTTTCTACAaaccaaaataaaatcaaagaattaCTCATTCTATCAAAATAATACAAACTTGTTAAAATCCAGCAATGATCACAAATGAATAACTTCACTCACGATCCAGATGTTATCAACACCACCAAGAATGGCAGCAGCCAACTTTGAACGAAATGGATTCCATACTCTGTATTCTGTCTTGGTTCCATCTTCATTCTGACAAAAACATGCATGACATTAAACATTAGATAAAATAACAAAGCAAGTTAACATCAATCTGCATACCACGTGTCACATTCCTTATAAGCAACTTTACTATCAGCTACAAGTTCTGATCAACTAATATAAATACTAGTCATTTAGtaataatattttatatcataAAATCAATTTATCTTCAAGTTAAGACAGTCTTTTTTATTCTTAGCCAATCCTTTTGCTAATAAGGTAGTGAATGGTACTTGGGAAAAATTGTATTATTTTTAACAATGAATTTATTGTTTGTTTAAATTATATTCTAATAAAGACAAAGAAATTCTATATTTGCCCATTATTACAATTTTAAAGAGAATTCAATTTAACCATCCTTACAGGGCCTCCAAAAAGGACTAATAATTGGCACATATATAATCTTTCTGCTGAAAACTAGAACTCCTACTCCAACATGAGCACGAATTGgactttcaaaaaatatatatgaaaggCAAACATTGTACCAGGACATTCATAGAATGGGATGAGCAAAGCAGAACAAATATAGAGAGCGAAGGATCAAATCCTCAAAATTATGATAGTATTGAAAATGAGCAAAATATCAAATCTTACTAAGTGTCGTATACTCAAACAGATGAAGAATACAAGACCCAAACAAATTTCACAAAAGAGATAGCTCTTGGAACTAGCAACTAAATCATTTGGTACAAgggaatataaataattaaaaaaaacacatGTACAAAAAAAGTAGAGAGAACACAAATACATGCATATACAAAGCCTAAGACAGTCATTAAGTTCAAGATACCACTATACAAAATCTAAATGAGGTAAGGAAAGACAATGGCACATTCACAACAATGGAATTGAAACCTGGTACAGCATTTTCTACCTAAGTCTCGTAGCATTTTAAGGCAACTAAAAACCTATTAAATGAAATGTACAACCAGAAAAACTATGAAGCGAAATGAACTGTATTTGTGCATCACTCCTTTCAACCCTAAACGCCAGGcaaccttttttttttcaaaaaaaaagacaaGACTAAAAATCTATCACGCTATATGGATTTCAGCGTGACTTACCTAAATCAGACTCAAATAAAACAACACAAACCAGTAGTATGCAAAGGCAGATTCAGTAGAATCTTTCCTTTCAAATACTTAACATTGTGGAAAGACAGCCATTACATATATAACGTGAAACACAAAGCCTTTCTTATCCTTTCGAAGGATAAAAGTAATGAACCCTACTTTGTTAAACCCTAACGATCATAAACCCTAAGCCCTCAATATTACTGTCCTTATAAAAACATTGACAAAGAGATCCGGTTTATATAACAAATGTTTTCCTTCAAAACTGGCATGTTTAAATGAATTTCAACATCATTTCACTGCAGCCTTCTCTCAATCAATAAAAATCTGTATGTAAATATAAAATGCAACCTACTTGGACACTGATTCGCTTTTCTCCGTAGACGCTTTCTCCCGAAACCATATTCTTCGTGACGAGTGCATCTTCCTTGGCCTTGGCAATAAAAACCCCCTCGTGACGATGGGGTTCGATCACCACCTTCGCGCCGCCCTTCATCCCGCCTCCTCTTCCGCCACGACCACCGCCTCTACCTCTGCCACGGTCACCTCCGcggcctcctcctcctcctctgccaCCAAAACCGCCCCTTCCTCCGCCACCAAAGCGCCCACCGCCTCTTCCCCCACCATCACTGCCACGTCCGCCCCTGAAACCTCCGCGCCCACCTCCTGAAACCAAAACAAAAACGTAGATTATAAGACATTGTATGAACTTCCAGCTCAATAACTCAAAAGGACAAGATGATGCATTAGAAATGTTTAAAACCTCTTGGCGGCCTCATTGTCACAAACTTTCTCTACTGGTTAGAGATATTTTTTTGTTCTAAGTTCTTATATCCCTAATTCCCCCTCCCGGCAAACAGTAGTTATCTGCAATAATCCTTCCAGGCATATATCGGGAAACCCTATTACTCTCATAAGGACACTCGCTAGCTAAAACCCTAGCTCTCCACACACAGATAAAAACCCTGACACGTGCGTTTATCATTTTTTTCTAAATCAGCACTCGGGGTTCACAAGTAGGGGAGAGGCAGAACATGCGCACCTTAATTTTGGGGTTCGCATGGCACCCTAATTTGAGAGTTCGCGTGGCACGCCATGTGGACCCAAAGATCAATTTTGACCCTCCAGGGAGACCAGTGAGTTGGCAATCCCAAATCAAAATATTAGTCGTTCCTTCGGCGATTTGCCATGTGTCCCGTTCATAGTCGTCCACCATGTCGTCTTTATGCCACTTTAATGTGTCAATAGGAACATGACCGGACTCACACCTTAAACCTGTCGTGTTTTTCATCTGTGTTGAACAAGGTGGCCACACGGCAATCAACCACATGTCCATCCAATCTACCACCTCCTCCATAAAAAATCCTCGCTGCCACCTTCAAACATTGTCTATAGTGGCATTAACTACGTGTCACCTCTCCTTACATTCACCTAAAAGCTCGCGTTTATCGAGCACAGCACGTCTGACTCCTCATGGATCGAGCCATGTTTCCTCCCTTTCTTTCCCATGTATCCTCGACTCTTAGATTTCTTTCACACCACAACGTATTCACCATAAGACACTGCGAGTATAGTAAGGGTCCAGAACGTATTCACCAAGACTCGGGTAATCCATGCCTTCCTTTGTGCATTCACTGGTTTTTTAACACAGTTCACAACTTTTTGGGTTTCATTTTCCCCATCTGTTTGCATTACTTCCTCGCATGCTCACGTTGCAATTATGGAACCGAATGGCGAGGACAAACGAATGGCATCGACAGAGAACACTATGGCACTTTTCCCCTTCGACCCAGGTGAGGATTTCTCCTCGCTAAGGCCCACCAATTTCACCCAGTGTGCTTTTTTGTCTTTGATTTCTTGATTACACGGTTTATCCTTTAGTTTTATGCTTTTTCAGTTGTGCTTTAATTGTGATGTCCTCCATTGTTTTGTTTGCTTGTTCTACGACATTTGTGCATGTCTTTGTGTTTTTTAACACTACATTCTGTGTTCATAAACACAATTACATAAAAAAGGGAATCCTACTCCTCTATTCTACATTTACTGGCATTTTAATGGTGACCtatgaatacaaaaaaaattgatttcaatCATCACTGTTAATATTGGGTTTAATGATTTCGATTTCGAGCATCACTGCCAATAGTTGGTTTGATGGTTTACAATTTCATCGGTGATGCTTAAGGGTTTAAGGGCTTCAAATTCACTATTTCAATTTGGTTCAAGGGTTTCACTTTCAATGTTGAAGGGTTTCACTTTTACCGTTGCATGGAATCAATTTAACAGATTAAGGGTTTCAATTTCAATGTTAATGTTTACGGGTTTAGAATTTCATTGTTACTATTTAAGGGTTTAAGGGCTTCAAATTCACTGTTTGAATTGGCCTGAAGGGTTTCAATTTCCTTACTGAAGggtttcattttcattgttttatggaTCCAATTTAAGAGTTTAAGGGATTCAATTTCACTGTAAATATGTTTGCAATTTCACTATTAatgttttagggttttaggggttCAAATTCAATGTTTCATTTGCGTTGAACGGTTTCAATTTCATCGTTGGAAGggtttcaattttattgttttgggGATTCAAATTAACAGTATGTGGGATTCAATTTCACTGTTGATGTTTAGGGTTTACAATTTCAATGTTAATCTGTAAAAGGGTTTAAATTAAATTGTTAATGTTGGGTTTAATGGTTTCGATTTCACTATTGTCAATTTCATCATTAATGTTTAAGGGTTTCAGGGTTTCAAATTCATTATTTCAAATAGTTAAATTGAATTTGTGCAACAGTAAACATGAAACCCTTCAACATAACAGATTAAGGGTTTCAATTTCACTGCTATTGTTCAAGGGTTTAGAATTTCACTGTTAATGTTTTAGGTTTTAAGGGCTtctatttcattgtttcaattgCATTGTTGAAGGGTTTCAATCTAACAATTTTGTGATATATGATTGAATCTTTTGAAAACTCTAATCTTGAGTCCAAAACCCTAGGGCTACACAAGGTTAGTctcaaatttttttttacaaatcaaCAATATAGGATTAGAAAAACATGCAAAATCATAGATCTAATAGAAATCCATGTCttaccgagcatgccaaaatgtatacaatGAAATTGGAGATTCAAATATATTGTAAAaccaaacaaagatccaaccacataaaaacccTAATTCTTCAATTAAATCggccatacaccaatgaagaacctaaaaatatgcaaaacacaaaatattgaaagattataTCATTCACATGCTCATTAAgatttgatcttgcttgatatggttgctctcaaattttgtacTGTACACAATAGCTCAACAAAAaacggattgtggttgtgtagtTGCTTGAGTGATTGATCTCTATGAAATGTTGCATTAgcattgattgattgaatgattagGATTAGGATTCGCATTAGGGATCTTAAGGATGAAATGATCCTCTTATATGGAGAGTACCTTagaaaatgaagggctaggattaagaggtggagggataaatggtcgACTCAGATTAGGGGGTAGATAtataaaataggaaaatattacagaggtggttaaaggtaaattaagatatgaatgacaggtgccatggagggaaaaagctaatgaattaattaaataaataaatatctatttaataaataaaagtagggccaattaaataaataaaatatttatttaatttcgaggaaaggataaattaaataaataaaaatatttagttGAATAAGGAAAGACTataagaggattaatgaattaattaaataaataaaaatctatttaaataatagaagGTTTAGGATATAATACTCAAATAAACAAAACATTTATTTAACTAAGCTACAACAATTTTAAGTGGCCACGCTATTTTTCTTACATTTGATCAATTTTgtatgaagttgggacatccttggcccGCTTCCATGAAAACTATTCCTTCTATAATCCATAAATGTTTGAATTTCCCTCACAATGTGGGTATTAACATGATTAATCATAGTTTTTACCAACCCACAACGAGCGTGAAAATTTTACTCTTgactacttttggcctaaataacATGAACCTTTGGAGTGTCAAAATGATATTGTTTttttatcttatcaaaaatggaaaaatgagatgatatatGCCTTAAGTAAGCATAGAGACCCTTCACCCATGGATGTTCCTCCTCATCATTCtagacctggtcttcttcctacacatTCTATTCCTCTTATATATGTTGTAGCCCCACCTCCCACATATTATAAAGGAAAATGCCTAACATCTCATATCTCCCAACCTAGCGAGGCTCCTTATGTTCCTCCTTCTATAAGAGAAGAACAAAAGCATGTGTTGATTATCCTCAACTTTCACAATTCTCgaataaaactaaaataaatcgttgtgtgagagaatgtGAAGAAAGGCATCATGTTgaggctcatgaacttgcttctcaaaccatttccTTCCCAGacacaccaaatgttgacttattTATGTACTTGTccaaccttcgcctaaccctagggaagaagttcaactcaaatcactaAAATTAAAGATgcataagaaaaatgatggttcaatttattTTCGTGTTAAAGATCCCAttatgattaatttagatgatgatatggatgatgataataatgttgttcatgctaatAATGTCAATCCTAATGAATTTGATGACATGTATAAGCTTGTTGTGATTAATCATGAGTTGTCTTCACACTTTTGAAAACCATTAATCCTGGCTCCTAGTAGCAAATAAAGTGacacatcattagagcatggtccttgtttggaacttgtagtagctccatttgttgtgctaTTCGTTGCTCCTCTTGCAAACtatccaccatccctaaatgatgttaagcAAGATTGGGAGATGGATGGCTTTCTTGACTACCTTCATCTATGTTGTAGATTCTAATGTGTGGTTGTGTAATGTGCCTCCCCCATATTGTGTTGCTTGATATGTCTTTATGTTATGTTagtttctctttggatgacccttgttacttcaTTGGTGTAAGGTAACAAAGAGGTTGAATCTGTTACGCCATTCCTTTACTTGAATCTCAATTCTTCAATATGTCTTAACAGTGTTATGTCATGCATTTGCTATTGTTTGTAAATGtgtctttgtgttgtctacttggggatgatgcaaagcattgagatctctttttggtctcttccatgttgactcagaAAGACATTTGTTTGTTCATCTTATGTGTTATTCTTCCATTATGTTTGTAGTtctactacctttgggggatgatgtcaattcaatgcaaatattctTGATACACATTATTTATCAGAAGTGCATACTGACCCCAACtaatggatcccttatgtgcttttttCATATATGTTTGGTGACCATGTCCATTTGATTTATCCTTTAttggggcatctcattgtggcaacatgcttgtcttttggatgcatgtatgctaccttaaagctattgatcttgataaggcgtgcacaatcactttaacatgggggcatacactccactcaatggtACACTTCGTGCACACACCACAAgacttggtttgtacactttgatcacacaccatgacatgttggTACATGTTGCAGTACCCATTTTGTTGTCAATTCAATTCAATGTTCAGGTTACTTTGCAATTTGAGCCTTTTGCTtcgtaattttttttcttttttttcaatctAACATGACTCGTAGTAAGCACAATCCTTACCAGGCCAAATAAAATCATGCTCTTTCTATCCTCTTTATGTGTTACTCCGTTCATCTCAATATTAGATCGATAAGTTCCTAAGTCACTAGgtgcttggtgtgtcttgtctctttagtATCTTggtaaaagtttttcaatgtgacttTGTACTTTACCACGAGTATGGacataagctcatactcccgctaaagtgggggctaaatgtagcattgtaaattgtatccttatacaatTTCGTCCTCACCTTAGCATTCCAAACTTTTGTGCTCAGTGCTcgctttgattctactcacaccctcTTGAAATTTGCATTTTCAACTCATTATCCAACCTCCGTCCAATTTTGAGTTCTGATTGATAGGACCAGGGCATTCCaatcgccctggtcctcccaatCAGTACCCAAAATAGGACCTCACAATAGTCTCTTTATGTGGGCAAAACATTTGGCTTTATGTTGGTCTGCTtcaaaaatttaaacatttaatgcatggatatgtataaaaggaagcctaccccctCATTTGGTAACTAGAAAGAACCTCTGTCAAGATCTCAATTGAACTTTTGCAGATTCAAATCTATGTGAGAAAGCATTTAAattttcatcaagcattgaaggagaaggtCATGTCAAGTTCAAGCATCTGTGGTCAACATTCTATGGAAGCATTCTACATGACATTCTAGACCCTTACATGAAGATTCAagcaaacttcatcaaggtatcaagttcaagcatttttagatcaaatccagcctttccctcaaaaggaaagcattctacttcaattcaattccgtttcaattatttcaatttcaaggttaattcctaaatcagggtttgacctaagacaaaccccCATCAACCAAACCTATTTCCTTCTTTCTCTTTGTGTAGGGAATTGTCTCAAGAGTTGTGAGCAAGGAATTCGACAAAGTAGATGATGATATTCAAACTTATCTTTTGAAGGTGAAAAAAGCAGAGGACCGAGACAATTATCTCCCCTCTATATAAGGAATTGTTTATGACCTTATAATACTGTATTTTGTGCATCGTCCTAATCCAAAAATCAAGTTTGTTTGCCCTTCATATTTGGAGGACCAGGGGTCCCCTTGTCCCAACAATTATGCCCAAACTTTCTCTCACAAGATCTAATCTATTTTTCATCCTCAAATCTATGTTTATAGCTCTACATGATATTTGAAACATTttgttactattattttatgtcaatCTCTCATTATTTGTCCTAGATATAGCATTGCAAGTCAACCCAAATTAAATTCAATTTTCAACTCTACAAGGGAGAAATTATTTGATTTGTATTCAACCCTTTTAggataaaatcaatcaaattcGATTCTCTTCCCTTACTATGAGGTGGTCAAGTAAAATAAGTGGCCCTATCAATTGAtgtgttgaaaccctaattttcaatacGTTATAGAATGATTGACTTCATCCTCTCTGTTATAGAAATTCTTAAAAGCAAATCATTCCTCCTAACAAGGGAGTGAATATAACCACAAATTAAGTATTTTGATTTTAAATACATTCTACAAAACCTCCCTATTATATATTAATACCCATATAATTTTATCCAAGAGGGCCTAACTAACCAAAAGAGTGTTTTATATACCTAAACCAACAAAATTTTATCTTTCCATGCAACAAAGCGATATTTTAAAGGGTCCTTGGTGCATTTCCAAACAAAGTTCCTCGTGGTATTggtgattttggatgtgataattTTAGGGgctatcaaaagagaaaatattgtTGGTAAATAAGGTATTTTACCTAATTAGTTCTCTAGTAGGTCCTATTCACATGTTATGTTTAATCAAGTCCTAGGGATATTTCTATGTCCTAGTTGTCATGTTATATTATCTTGGTATTTGAGTCTTGTCCTATGTCATTTAATATTTATCACGTTAGACGCATAACACAATCTTGTCTAATCCTATGTATcaaccttgcctttataagtaagGCTCGTGTGTTAATTTTCATTCAATCTTGCATCCATAATCAAGAAAGATATTATTTCCATTGTCTCTTATGGAAGGATGATTCTATTTAGTAGGTGAACCTAGGGTGTGGGGAGTTTAGAATCAAATCCCATATGGTACTAGAGCTCTAAATCTGCAAACTCCTTAAATATAAGGGATACCATTCATAGCGAGTATCTTGTTGGGTGTATTTTGGGGTGCAAATGGACCTCACGATTGAATCTAGGGCATTTGAGAAAGTTACTTTTTGCTTTGTTTTATCAAAATTTGACATACATGGCTATGTTTATAAGGGTTTCAAGTTGGGTGATGGTTGCTAGATCTAGGAGCCAACATAATTTTTAGAGCACTTTGGGCCAAAATAGACCTCACCATCATGTCCAAAAGCCCCCAAAACCCTGAGATAGATTATCAAATTGTTGAAAGATGAGATTTTTGTTTGAGGCCATCAAAGGTTTTTTTACAATTTTACCATCATACAAAATCTATACGAATTTGTACTATACAACTTGGTCACTAGCATCAACAATCTATGACTAAGGTAGAATATTCCTAGAATTGACATCTTAGATGGCATATCCTATTATTGGCATAAAATTTGTGCTTGGTTTGTGTCATTGTATGAACCTAGTGTCATTCAACATAAAGGGTATACAAttcataattttttaatattaattttttttttgttgccaTTTAGCTTTGGGATAAGCACCAATCTAATAGTGCATGGTCATATCAGAGTCTAGTGCCTTTCCATGAGGGGCTAAGCccctgttgaaatgtggcgactaatcagcaaagtactgtacactcagcacgtatcctcgctgtttttttttgttgatgaaaaccgacattgtaataaaaccctaaaaaggccgactttgtttgttgccctaaaaacgcatgatataagtggctgggatgcgtaaggcattgtaaggttgatgtactatttttgctggataataagaaagattggacggctgtgtatggtggacgtaacccattctgggtgaaccacgttaaatctctgtgttatctgtgtcctgttttatttctttatcttttgtatttaaatctgcatataattgttagttcatatttgcttcggatctgcttgaaaccttaACAGCCCCGAGAAGGATGGCTTCGACCTAATGCCCCTTAATTTCATCATTACCACCTGTTATCCATGCATGTTGAGGAGCTCTTTCAAGTCATTCATGTACTTTTTTGGATTTAGTCCAAagtacattttatttagttttgtcCATATTGGTATCTTGGATGATTACTTGGACAGGTTTGCACTTGGAAAGGTATTGTTTTGATCAAATCATTTTATTTTGGCCTCGTTTCATGTATTAGTCTTTGATATTATCATTTGAGGAGTAAAATATTGTTGCAATCATACTTTATGCAACTCACCCTTTAATAATCATTCTAAGGATAATTATGATTTTTGGCAAAAAGACATTCTGACACATTGCATGTGGCTCAATATTTTGCTTCATATTTATGGACTAATACACAAGTCAAAGCAACAATGGAAGAAATCAGTACGGGGTAATAAAAACAATTTCAATTGGTACAACTGTTGATACAAGTATCTTTTGGGAGGTCTACAATTGTATCTCAAGAATTAGGTGCCCACACATAGTTTGGACTAAGATTTGGGAAATTTGTGGAGATCCACATAATCGTACATTCCTAGATGATCCTACATAAAATTGCCTCATTCTAGATAATGATGTTGATAATCTACTCTTTTATGGTGATATATCAAAGGAGATTGAATATGATACAACACTTGGGCATCTTGATAATCAAGAGACCTCTCATGTAGTTCCCACTTATCTGATTGAGATCACACATCCATCTTCTATTGCATCATTACATTCTAGTGATGCTTCATTGAAAGCTTCCAATGATTCTTTGTATCAAGTAAATCATAGTCTTTCAGGTAAAATATCACGTGATGATTACTTGGTTGGTGTTTCAAAATTATTTGTGGAATCTCATTGTTTACATTTAGAGGACCAATTTGAGGGGTTAACTCTCTTATTTGATGACTATCATGGTGTTGACAAATATATAGGTTCTAATACCAAAGTTTGAGAAATTCATTTGATATCCAAAAATTCAATCAAAGAATGAGATACAAGGCTTAGACTACTAAAACATGCAAATACTAATCttatatgcaaatctaaaaaatTAAGTTGCCTAAATATGGAAATAGATTGCTTAGATCCTTCTTTATGATGTTACAAATTAGCCATCATATATTGCTTATCAACAGTAAATTGTGTGAACTTATAACAATAATAGATGAAGCATAACATCAAGACAAGATAGCATAAAGGAGACACAAATCAATAACATAAGAGCATCATTGTGAGGATCTCACAATTTCTTAATTATTTCCGCAATAAATAAATGCTCAATTTTTACTCATATTacgaaatgaaatgaaattcatATATgtataaatgataaaataaattttaCCATATAAGTGTGCTAGATCTAGGTAGAAGCACATATATACAAGTACAATGATAAACCATGGCTCCACTGCCATGTAATCACATTTAAACAATTGTGAAATACAAGTTCAAAA contains the following coding sequences:
- the LOC131034020 gene encoding rRNA 2'-O-methyltransferase fibrillarin 2; amino-acid sequence: MRPPRGGGRGGFRGGRGSDGGGRGGGRFGGGGRGGFGGRGGGGGRGGDRGRGRGGGRGGRGGGMKGGAKVVIEPHRHEGVFIAKAKEDALVTKNMVSGESVYGEKRISVQNEDGTKTEYRVWNPFRSKLAAAILGGVDNIWIKPGTHVLYLGAASGTTVSHVSDIVGPTGIVYAVEFSHRSGRDLVNMAKKRTNIIPIIEDARHPTRYRMLVGMVDVIFADVAQPDQARIVALNAHHFLKNGGHFVISIKANCIDSTVPAEAVFAQEVKKLQKEQFKPSEQVTLEPFERDHACVVGGYRVPKKQKATAAA